The genomic stretch ATTACACAGGCCATCTCCTCAAGTAACATCATCCCAGTATACTGCACCACCAAAAACAGATTAGCATAACATGCAGTATTCAAACTCAGTTTGTAAGCTTGAGCACAAATGCAAAAGAAATACAAGTGACATTATGTTTGTGTACTTCGGTAAGAACAATTGCATAAGCCCAAGACAACGTGCCTGATGACCAGCAAATGCAGTAGCTACTGAAACGGTTCCATCCTTAGTTTCAAAAAATGACTCCAAAAAAGAAAGGCTTGTCTTATTGAATCACAAAGTGACTCcaaaatattcaaaaattcacagctgcaaatcaaatcaaatcagTATAGTTAAACCAATGTAAGACATAAAACAAAACTATATTTTTCATACCTAGGCGAGAATTAAACAGGCCCAGCCTGTGTaggagcagctgctccaccagTAGCTACTTGAAACTCTACAAGTTGTTTAAACATACGTTAAACATATAGCAAGAGGCTTAATTTTaacaaatatttaaaataatgtTAAAAGAGACAAAGTTTTCATTAATAACGTACCTGAAACAATTGATTCACTAATCTCATATTCTTCAGTCATATTAAGGACATTTAGATCATTGTCAGAAGGCTTCAACCAGTTTTGAGTACATATAAGCGCTTCGACCATATCTGGACTCAAAGAGCTCCTATAGATATCTAAAATCCTCCCCCCCGTGCTAAAAGCACTTTCTGAGGCTACACTAGAAACAGGTGTTGCCAACACATCCCGAACCAAGGTTGCTAATATAGGATAACGGGTGCAATTTTCCTTCCACCAATTAAGAATACTAAAATTTTCCCCCTCCCCGCAACAAGGGTCACCTAAGTACTTCTCTagttcattttcattttcaattgTGTCTTTTTCCTTCAGATGTTTCTTAAAAGCATTAGCCCTTGTAAAAGGTGATGGTTCTTTTGGTTGGGAAGATGCTTCTCCAAGGGAAGTGCTCCCTGGTGCACTTAAAGGACTAGCCCCAACATTCTTATCATGATCAGATTTATGCCAATTATATAGTTTAAACAAACTAGTTTTGACACATTCAATATTTTTCTTGGCAAGGTCACTAGAATGCCCATACATATCATTAAAAGACCACTCAATATAGTTAAACTTAAACCTAGGATCAAAGATCACTCCATAGTAAAGAAAATGATTCACTTTTCCCACATCCCCCCAATACTTATCATATTTAACCTTCATATGTGAAATCATTGGAGCCACATAAGAATTCAAGTTAAATGAAGCTTCTTGAAGCTCACACAAAATTGAAGACAAGTTATGAAAAGCTAAATGCAAGGACACTTCTTGCGAAGTTGAAAACACTTTGGTTGCCTCATAGAAGGTTTGTAAGAAAACCACAAAAGCCCTAACTTTTTTCCAATCCTGAGAACCGGGTGGACCGGTAAGGAGGTCAAAATATTCGATGTATCCAGGATCCTCATCAATCATATTGTCAAATGCAGCTTCAAACTTTTCAGCAGCATCCAACATTAGGTAAGTGGAATTCCACCTTGTAGAAACATCAAGACAAAGTTTTTTTTTACAAGTTATGCCCGCAAGTTCAACACACTCCTTAAACTTCATAGCTCTTTGTGGAGAAGACCTTACAAACCTAACAGCAGTGCGAACTGATTCAATAGACCCTTCATGTTCTTTTTCACCATCTCTCACTACCAAGTTCAAGACATGGGCAGCACACCTCATATACAAATAATCACCTACACCCAGTAAAGCATTCTTGCTCTTAAGTCTTCTATCCAAATAACTCACAGCCACATCATTTGCTGTTGCGTTATCCAGGGTAATTGTAGACACTTTCCTAAGCCCCCATTCCCTCAAAACGTCCTCGACTTTCATGCCAATGGTATCACCTTTGTGATTTGGAACTAAAGAGAAACTAATAATTTTTTTGGTACTTCCAAGCAGTGTCAATGAAGTGTGCAGTGGTGGCCATATAACTAAGGTTTTGTATCGAAGTCCAACAGTCTATGGTTAGTGCAACCCTAGTACAATCAGATTTAAAAAAGGCTTTAAGACGTGACTTTTCAGCTAGGTAAAGCTGAAAACAATCCCTAGCAACGGTCCTCCTAGTAGGGATAGCCATTTGGGGTTGCAATTGTTTACACATTTGCTTAAAACCAACACCCTCAACCACTCTAAAGAAATGTTCATCAAGGATAACAAAGGTATTAATGGCCTTCCTATAGGCTGCAGCATTAAACCTTTGACTAGTTGGAACTAAAAACCCACCCTCGCCGCTTACAAGGTTTGTCTGATTGGGGTCTTTCAACAAAAGGGCAGGGTTTTTGTAACACACTTTCGAGTGAGCTAGCATGTTAGAAGTACCATGTGTTTTAGGGTCACATCGGTACCTTTTATGACAGTGTTTACACGCGGCTATAGGTTCAGGCTCATCCGGTAAAATGTTAAACTCTTCCCAAACCGTAGAAGTTTTTCTACTACCACTAGCATTAAGTTTCCTTTTTCGAAGTGGAGGGAGTGCAGTACCAGCAGCTGCTCCTATAATTCATACATTTAAAAATGACAGCATAACATGTATCACTTATTAAACAAACACTCAGTATAAAAATGACAGGTGATGGCATTACCTTGACTCACTCCTTGATCTACAACTCCGCTAGGAACTCCAACTCCTTGCAAGCTAGGAACTCCAACTCCTTGCAAGCTACTTTTGCCGCGCTCCATTGGCGGCAGGACTCATCCAACTCCTTGATCTAACAAGCTCGGTGGTGATTTGTGGTTGAATAATGGACGGCGACGGTTCTTCGTTAAACGATGAAACCACGAACTAGCATCAACCGAAAAATTGGAAGGTAGAAAGAGTTAGTTCTTAAACGATGAAACCACGAACTGGAAATTGAAAGGATGAACCCTAGAATCAACCGATTACCTGAGAGAATGATGAACCCTAGCGGAGTAACGTTGCTGTTTGTGCGTATGAATCTCACGAAGAAGTGGAACTAATGAATTGAGATTTGAGACTGAGAGAGAGTCTTGGTTTTTTGTTAGTTCTCTGTGGATACATCGAATATTTTGTGCGTATGAAAAAGTGAGATTCATACCACATCTCTAACTATAGGAATGAACCTTAGATTTCTGTTTAGATTGGGCCTAGCCATAAAAATAACCTTAGATTCGGTCGGATTCGGTTTCCGACGGGCCCAAAACCAATCTCCGAATCCGACCGCACAAACCCGTAAAAACCTCTTGCTACTTTCCAACCTAACCCACCAACCGACTAAACCCGAACGGTGTCTCAAATTTTGGATCGGAACGGTCGGATACCGTCGGGTGGTTGCATTATGTCCACCCCTACTAAGAAAGTTAGATGTACGGAATATTTCTTAAGTTTCATCTGCCAGTTTTTTCTTGGAATGAGTAAAAACAGCCTGGGCCATTGTCCCACCTTCGACGAATACCttcaataaataaaatagtagaacatgattgtcgcatccgcgaaaaaacaaccggcgaggctcaaataaaaacacaacacagagccgccactgcgcgttatttatcccaaaatagggaaaggaaacgctcagagaaacctggaaaggaaatggtctcgcgaccaaagagaaagggtaagggagtcggttacgcaaggggaaggtattagcacccctcacgtccgtcgtactcgacgggatccacgttctagaaaagaaaaggttgctaaaacatcacacacacacacaggggaacgcaggtggggttaagagaagggagctcgataggacatcgcatcctatgcctacatatctcgtctggaacgagaatcagagccactgtagttcggcttacgcacgccaaacaaacaaacaaacacacaggcaaacatggagcctgaatgccaatcactgggcttacatcagcat from Lathyrus oleraceus cultivar Zhongwan6 chromosome 7, CAAS_Psat_ZW6_1.0, whole genome shotgun sequence encodes the following:
- the LOC127104327 gene encoding zinc finger BED domain-containing protein DAYSLEEPER, yielding MERGKSSLQGVGVPSLQGVGVPSGVVDQGVSQGAAAGTALPPLRKRKLNASGSRKTSTVWEEFNILPDEPEPIAACKHCHKRYRCDPKTHGTSNMLAHSKVCYKNPALLLKDPNQTNLVSGEGGFLVPTSQRFNAAAYRKAINTFVILDEHFFRVVEGVGFKQMCKQLQPQMAIPTRRTVARDCFQLYLAEKSRLKAFFKSDCTRVALTIDCWTSIQNLSYMATTAHFIDTAWKYQKNY
- the LOC127100678 gene encoding zinc finger BED domain-containing protein RICESLEEPER 2-like, giving the protein MKVEDVLREWGLRKVSTITLDNATANDVAVSYLDRRLKSKNALLGVGDYLYMRCAAHVLNLVVRDGEKEHEGSIESVRTAVRFVRSSPQRAMKFKECVELAGITCKKKLCLDVSTRWNSTYLMLDAAEKFEAAFDNMIDEDPGYIEYFDLLTGPPGSQDWKKVRAFVVFLQTFYEATKVFSTSQEVSLHLAFHNLSSILCELQEASFNLNSYVAPMISHMKVKYDKYWGDVGKVNHFLYYGVIFDPRFKFNYIEWSFNDMYGHSSDLAKKNIECVKTSLFKLYNWHKSDHDKNVGASPLSAPGSTSLGEASSQPKEPSPFTRANAFKKHLKEKDTIENENELEKYLGDPCCGEGENFSILNWWKENCTRYPILATLVRDVLATPVSSVASESAFSTGGRILDIYRSSLSPDMVEALICTQNWLKPSDNDLNVLNMTEEYEISESIVSEFQVATGGAAAPTQAGPV